The Daucus carota subsp. sativus chromosome 9, DH1 v3.0, whole genome shotgun sequence genome window below encodes:
- the LOC108225933 gene encoding agamous-like MADS-box protein AGL62 encodes MATKSKGRQKIVMAKMSKESNLKVTFSKRRSGLFNKASELSTLCGVEIAIIVFSPGKKVFSFGYPNVEQILEKFLNAQNPSPTNLTMLQLIQALTSARVRLLNTELSELLDYCEEQKKQGEELVKLSKQQQDMFWWETPVDDLRFEQLDLIKTGMEDLKRNIATQAQNLVMMEQALALDGCSTGTGLSMTPDGFNLRQGCGHPTVYQYQGTQLRV; translated from the coding sequence ATGGCAACAAAGAGCAAGGGTCGCCAAAAGATTGTTATGGCAAAAATGAGCAAGGAAAGTAATCTCAAGGTTACATTCTCCAAGAGGCGTTCTGGGTTATTCAATAAAGCGAGTGAGCTTAGCACCCTCTGTGGTGTAGAGATTGCAATCATCGTCTTCTCACCTGGGAAAAAAGTGTTCTCATTTGGATATCCGAATGTTGAGCAAATCCTTGAGAAGTTCCTCAATGCTCAAAATCCCAGTCCAACGAATTTGACCATGCTTCAACTTATACAAGCTCTTACCAGTGCTAGGGTTCGCCTACTGAACACGGAACTCTCTGAGTTGCTTGATTATTGTGAGGAGCAAAAAAAACAAGGGGAGGAGCTCGTAAAACTAAGCAAGCAACAACAAGACATGTTCTGGTGGGAGACTCCGGTTGATGATCTTCGATTTGAACAACTTGATCTTATTAAAACAGGAATGGAGGACCTCAAGAGAAACATCGCCACACAAGCTCAGAATCTTGTGATGATGGAGCAAGCACTAGCACTGGATGGGTGTAGCACTGGCACTGGACTTTCTATGACACCAGATGGATTTAATCTCAGGCAAGGATGTGGACATCCCACGGTGTACCAATATCAGGGAACCCAACTACGTGTGTGA